The stretch of DNA gctccgtggaaaggcctcagtacagcctcggtctctcctggaaactgtgtcgggattttgagtctctgtgcttgtgaattctgttttggataatattggtgcaattgttggacaaaatgacttgctgtggtattaattgcactaatagagcgtccaaggagtctccacttcatttttttcggtaagttaaaatctatatttgtattttatgtcactgctgcctttaaactagctgagtttaccgaagtagctagctaactatcagtttaacatgtagcatgtactgtttaaccatgaaatttaaatgtaaaatacggtaaaataattaatagggcatatttaaatgggtaatagggtaaaacccagtgcatttaagataaaaatgggttgaaatatgacggggcgcgccgcttggggggacacttctgtgctctattctttcatccggtaatccccagcggtcaggccgggcaggctgatcgatgcggcgcctcgctgctgcgggctgaccgctcgtggaactcggagacagatctgaccggagaaatactgcagctcgttgagaagtctatagggcatacagcgtttcccttaaatcccactgccacgccgacaagatcccaagtttctttgtttttgttggagctgtttaccgaagaagcagcgggaataccagcaagtttcatcagactcgtaaatttagtttttgcaggggaccccctgtattttactgctccctcctgcagtcttcccctattaaaatttaaaatgtgtaacttcatgtattgtgatgaatgactaatattcatgttaactaaaacgttaggtatttagggggaaaaaacaaaataataaacattatacagatgtcaaataaatcaaactgtaattaaactatatattttcaaagtcttgattctggataaaatccaacaacatatgctttataaataaacactacgcatggcttttacacacacacacacacacgttacattgtgatttcttagtaaatattctatttggcgagagataaactttattgtatttatcctagtgaatctataattaaacgggtaaactagtagtagcacatccaacatcaaagaaagtaaaatgttattatcaggagagggagaatgattaagtggttagcagcagtgtgctagacgatgaccccctccatgaggccaccacagctcagcagaacatcattgtagcttcttctggggagaaaaacacttacagaaaaaataaagttaacagctgaaatagcaggaaataatacagttaaagagcagattgtagaagaaagaaacccctgggttaaactggtctgtctactgcataatgctgaactctaacatgtgtcctcagggaaggacctgattggtgtccagaacctgctgaagaagcacgaggctctgcaggctgagatcacaggtcatgaacctcgcatcaaggctgtcacccagaaaggagagaccataatggaggaaggtagagcaggtctggtcctgacatgtttctgaggtgtctgcaggttctggctcactttgtttgggtccaggtcacttcgctggttcagaaccctcggcccgtcagaacattcttatccaccacgttctaacaccagacctgttaacccaacagcaacaagtggctccaactgacgatgagaccgggaaggagctggttctggctctgtacgactaccaggagaagagtcctggagaggtcaccatgaagaagggcgacatcctcacgctgctcaacagcaccaacaaggttcgtatgcccttcacagccgaggaacgacctccagctcagagcgaacatctccacacctgctttgtgtttgtgtgactttaggttgttttacttgaactcgcgtctttagctgaatgaggatggagagacgggtcggacctggagcaggtcgaggtcttgcagaagaagtttgacgacttccagaaggtcggacttttcctcctctccgtcttccagcagcagctgtcagatcagctcaggtgataatcagcaggtgcttttgtcctgcaggacctgaaggccaacgagtcccgcctgagggacatcaacaaggtggcatctgaactggagtcagaaggtctgatggctgaggaggctcctatggttcaggctcaggtgagcgtcacctgtctgcagcagctggtccctctcacttcctggtttgttaactctgctcgtctctgtttgtagcaacaagaacatctgggttctgctcctggaaaggtgcatgttgtcctccgcctccaccagaaccagacgtggtgtttttgttaccactcatttgtttgtttacaggatgaagccgtctctaaccccggctttccacaggagtcgtcagcagcacgttactgcagcagcacgtcatagctgctgataggaaccgctgtggtcaacagaaccttttccaccggagccgtcagcagcgcgagtcggccacgtctcaggagcagcatgtcgcggcctttacgcgccggttctattttctacgcgcgacgcctctgaaacgggttaagttcgacatttttggggaaggaaagacaggaaatcggacgcggaaattgagagaagctaccgagattttcagaataaagaacgtactgccttccggttgctttacttttaaaaaaggttactaactgtgcgtccccgtgagaagttatcacctagctagcggtctcctttgtttttcaggtccgtattggcgattataaaacggacagaacataaaacacaaaccatgttgtagttttgtcctgcttgttgttgtgtttactgacgaagtcactcgagtgacttcgtgctcggtcgttgacagctgctcccctgctgcttcgcgtctcgtgggaagggccaagcagcagcttacgcgagcaagacgtgctgctgcagtaacgtgctgctgacggctcccgtggaaacccggggtaacacggcgtcaccctagaaggtgagttcattcagctgatcagaggtcacctctgatggccgcagtcacggccgaccgtgctgaaatcacacaggaattcaggtgacccggcaggcaccaggtgctggtgaaagtggggacatgtcagctggttgccatggctacagttctctttatgcatctgtatgactgctgactggtgtgtgtttcctgtgacctttgacctcagaccgtacggttgggcgttcagacgacggctaactttaattccatcaaggtaagaggaagctcttcccttcctgtctgagcgatccgtctccaggtttcctcgtccggcgtccagcccgctggcgtccaccttcatctcactgggtttggtttctctccaggagctgaacaaccgctggcgctcgctgcaacatgctgggcagcgcccatgaggtgtagcgcttccacaggtaccccgcacacttatgcgccacttacgggtcagtagagtttggacccacactcagacggagttctgatgtcttctcagagacgctgatgagaccaaagagtggatcgaggagaagaaccaggccctgaacacagacaactacggccacgacctggccagcgttcaggctctgcagcgtgaacatgaaggctttgagcgtgacctggcagctctgggtgataaggtccgctttcctgatcggtaccaggacccgagttgtctctggagacacgttcttcatggttctggtgactccaccccagacgttcctgatcagcgatcagcggggtgctttcctatttaaggtggatggaggacaaaatttgacgccagaagattgcctcagttttggtagtaaccagccactcgtgttacctctagtgttcctaggattaatgttatttcgtagtgtttttgctcttatattggatttaccattcttcaggattcctgtcgacctcattggatactgacctctactccaggatttggatattcaacacacggaccttatcaccaccctccataacccacctctcatctcacccgttgccccatccaccaggacgccccgcttctctccacctctgctccctctcctgcgcttcccccggctctctacctctccctcctccagccaacccatacacccaccacagtaagtctgctgaacacctctgcctgcctacaatggattttgaaaccagaacctaagctcacctgtgttctccctcctccagacgctgagctgttgttgcagttccaaccacagacttatctgtgcaccttaagttcctccttataaataaatcattttttccatcagtttttggtcagtgttgtattctgcatgtcttgggttaagtaccttcctccaaacatgacactcctcctcaaagagcaaatctgttcagcacattctgacagacagaccaccattcttctgtcatgatgctgtacaggacgtttttagagtttttctttttaaagataaataggattacatttaaatagcaatactttcacattatcattttcccacacttctgtataactgtattttgttgtttttcaataaagaatgacaaactatttaagtttggatttgttgcacacaaatatatatctgtaaaaaatatctacaaagctaatgtatacataacaagtatgattgggttttgcaatacggcactattttagtaagagttttaaaccaagtaaagttagtaaagaacacatttctattgtctgctaagaaactgttgggatttaaaatgggcctgttgtacaaataactt from Nothobranchius furzeri strain GRZ-AD chromosome 5, NfurGRZ-RIMD1, whole genome shotgun sequence encodes:
- the LOC139069971 gene encoding spectrin alpha chain, non-erythrocytic 1-like isoform X2, whose protein sequence is MEEGHFAGSEPSARQNILIHHVLTPDLLTQQQQVAPTDDETGKELVLALYDYQEKSPGEVTMKKGDILTLLNSTNKVVLLELASLAE
- the LOC139069971 gene encoding uncharacterized protein isoform X1 — protein: MKALSVTWQLWVIRSAFLIGTRTRVVSGDTFFMVLVTPPQTFLISDQRGAFLFKVDGGQNLTPEDCLSFGFLSTSLDTDLYSRIWIFNTRTLSPPSITHLSSHPLPHPPGRPASLHLCSLSCASPGSLPLPPPANPYTHHNAELLLQFQPQTYLCTLSSSL